Proteins encoded in a region of the Thermomicrobiales bacterium genome:
- a CDS encoding S9 family peptidase yields SLAQLWTCDRDGGNARQLTQTGERNSGARWSPDGTQIAFVSDRVSKSGLFVMSMSGGEARELTRHAQGISSLSWSPDGSQIAYVTVVDPDNVDEATPEADAAPPVRVTRRIDYKQDGRGYLGDKRNQIFVVDVASGERKRLTTTPNDHGGPQWSPDGKQLAVALSMMNGMHSRLALIDVESGAVEHITPEDGNISTWSWSPDGQRILYSGDTDMTWQTDLFVYDVASGQTTRLTDDLECLPVGAWEGAPAQPVWLDDRQVLFHAVRAGGSGLYVADSERGAVERVVWWQAQHSGMSTDAAHRYVVQTRNAMDAAGQVAVYDMQSGEQSIIVDPNVDVLAEHPAALWERIDVERGGQTIEAWLLKPFDFDESKKYPVVLDIHGGPNGHYGYSLSPNHQVLATAGYLVVYSNPRGSSSYGRTFTQMVTEDWGGEDFQDLMGVIDEVLKRPYADAERTGVTGYSYGGYMTAWTIGQTQRFKAAVCGAPCFDLESMYGTSDISHVFGELQWGGQPHVSTEWYAAHSPSTFAHRATTPTLIIHGEADERCPIGQGEQMFVALTKAGCETEFARYPGASHGFRRGGHAEHRRDCWQRTLDWFDTHL; encoded by the coding sequence TCGTGATGTCGATGTCCGGCGGCGAGGCGCGCGAGCTGACGCGGCATGCGCAGGGCATCTCCAGCCTGTCCTGGTCGCCGGATGGCTCGCAGATCGCCTACGTGACGGTCGTCGACCCTGACAATGTCGATGAGGCCACCCCGGAGGCTGACGCCGCGCCGCCGGTGCGCGTGACGCGACGGATTGATTACAAGCAGGATGGTCGAGGGTATCTTGGCGACAAGCGCAACCAGATTTTCGTTGTCGATGTTGCGAGCGGCGAGCGCAAGCGCCTGACGACGACGCCAAACGACCATGGCGGCCCGCAGTGGTCGCCGGACGGCAAGCAGCTGGCCGTGGCTCTGTCAATGATGAATGGCATGCACTCTCGGCTCGCGCTGATCGACGTGGAGTCCGGCGCGGTCGAGCACATCACACCGGAGGATGGCAACATCTCGACCTGGTCGTGGTCGCCGGATGGTCAGCGCATTCTCTACAGCGGCGATACGGATATGACCTGGCAAACCGATCTGTTCGTCTACGATGTTGCGAGCGGCCAGACGACTCGTCTTACCGACGACCTCGAGTGTCTGCCGGTCGGTGCCTGGGAGGGCGCACCGGCACAGCCCGTCTGGCTCGATGATCGGCAGGTGCTGTTCCACGCCGTGCGCGCCGGTGGCAGCGGCCTCTACGTTGCCGACAGTGAGCGTGGTGCGGTTGAGCGGGTCGTCTGGTGGCAGGCGCAGCACAGCGGCATGAGCACCGATGCGGCTCATCGCTACGTCGTGCAAACGCGTAACGCGATGGACGCCGCCGGTCAAGTTGCGGTCTACGACATGCAGTCCGGCGAGCAGTCGATCATCGTCGACCCGAACGTCGACGTGCTGGCCGAGCACCCGGCGGCGCTCTGGGAGCGCATTGACGTCGAACGCGGCGGGCAGACGATCGAGGCCTGGCTGCTCAAGCCGTTTGACTTCGATGAATCGAAGAAGTATCCGGTCGTACTGGACATCCACGGCGGACCGAACGGGCACTACGGCTATTCGCTGTCACCGAACCATCAGGTGCTGGCGACTGCCGGATACCTGGTCGTCTACAGCAACCCGCGCGGCTCCAGCTCATACGGCCGCACGTTCACCCAGATGGTGACCGAGGACTGGGGCGGCGAGGATTTCCAGGATCTGATGGGCGTGATTGATGAAGTGCTGAAGCGCCCGTACGCCGATGCCGAGCGTACCGGCGTCACCGGCTACTCCTATGGCGGCTACATGACCGCCTGGACGATTGGCCAGACGCAGCGCTTCAAGGCGGCGGTCTGCGGCGCGCCGTGCTTCGATCTGGAGTCGATGTACGGCACCAGCGACATCAGCCACGTCTTCGGCGAACTGCAGTGGGGCGGCCAGCCGCACGTTTCGACCGAGTGGTACGCGGCGCACTCGCCATCGACCTTCGCGCATCGGGCAACGACGCCGACTCTCATCATCCACGGCGAAGCGGATGAGCGCTGCCCGATCGGGCAGGGCGAGCAGATGTTCGTCGCGCTGACCAAGGCCGGTTGCGAGACGGAGTTCGCCCGCTACCCGGGTGCGTCGCACGGCTTCCGCCGCGGCGGCCACGCCGAGCACCGCCGCGACTGTTGGCAGCGGACGCTCGACTGGTTTGACACGCACCTGTAG